The DNA sequence ACAAAAGTGAACCATCCCGAATTTTATTATTTTCTACTACTCGCATTCAATATTGTCAAACCAACAATGTTTTTTCCATCTTTCCGTATCAATATATCGTCATCCGTTTCAATCGTCCTAGTAGCTCGCTGGGGTTTACGGAAACTCATATAGAGTACATCGGCCTCCCTATCATAGTCCAGCCACATATGCTGAATTGGTAATTTTAGGATGTCGGTTGCTACTACAACACAGTTACGGATGAAATCCGTTGTTCTTTTGGTTGTCACTGTTGCCATATTATTTCTCCTTTCGGTTTAGTATCGAGCAGATAGGCAGTAATCACAAATCCATCACCTCTCGATAGCTCTCTGTAAACTACCACCAGCCACTTTCTCTTTCCGATGTTTCTTGTAGCTTTCAT is a window from the bacterium genome containing:
- a CDS encoding DUF2283 domain-containing protein, whose protein sequence is MATVTTKRTTDFIRNCVVVATDILKLPIQHMWLDYDREADVLYMSFRKPQRATRTIETDDDILIRKDGKNIVGLTILNASSRK